One part of the Spirochaetaceae bacterium genome encodes these proteins:
- a CDS encoding M15 family metallopeptidase codes for MKKKYLVLAAFILLAVIMLESQANRPEQLNLSHLPAWQRPFVPYFAERGFEVDDLLKLSFTFNQTDTLVRLMALQAAYPDLITNIQFVPEYNDWLITFHNDMQLYFAYGRKLPHELLAQADNFRRFVDYQLPPHQEEPVYLYTAAEVAAPANPAPALNPVFHTAWYEVLYGGSTRETIEQKVVETSFLGFDFPVHQMIYEPLRQVEEQIFAHIDDEIADFIATLNFAAGYSWRNIIGTTTLSFHALGVAIDILPENRDQPIYWIWEMRRNPNWAQIPADERWQIPNLIIAAFEEAGFFWGGNWSHWDIMHFEYRPEFFKARQFRREFNEFIGFTYFRNVN; via the coding sequence ATGAAAAAAAAATATCTTGTTTTAGCAGCCTTTATTTTACTGGCAGTAATTATGTTAGAAAGCCAAGCCAACCGGCCGGAACAGCTTAACCTTAGTCATTTACCGGCTTGGCAGCGGCCCTTTGTACCTTATTTTGCCGAGCGCGGCTTCGAGGTAGACGATTTACTTAAATTAAGTTTTACTTTTAACCAAACCGATACACTGGTAAGGTTAATGGCTTTACAGGCGGCTTACCCCGATTTAATTACTAATATACAATTTGTGCCGGAATATAACGACTGGCTTATCACCTTTCATAATGATATGCAGCTTTATTTTGCTTACGGCCGTAAATTGCCGCACGAGCTTTTAGCGCAGGCCGATAATTTTAGGCGTTTTGTCGATTATCAACTGCCGCCCCATCAAGAAGAGCCGGTTTATCTTTATACTGCGGCCGAAGTAGCAGCCCCAGCCAATCCAGCGCCGGCGCTCAATCCGGTTTTTCATACCGCTTGGTACGAGGTACTTTACGGCGGCAGTACCCGCGAGACGATTGAGCAAAAGGTGGTGGAAACCAGCTTTTTGGGCTTTGATTTTCCCGTTCATCAAATGATTTACGAGCCTTTAAGGCAAGTAGAGGAGCAAATCTTTGCTCATATTGATGACGAAATTGCCGATTTTATTGCCACTCTTAATTTTGCCGCCGGTTACTCGTGGCGTAATATTATTGGTACAACCACGCTTAGTTTTCACGCCTTAGGCGTAGCCATCGATATTTTACCGGAAAACCGCGACCAACCCATTTATTGGATATGGGAGATGCGGCGCAATCCTAATTGGGCACAAATCCCAGCCGATGAACGCTGGCAGATACCAAACCTCATTATTGCTGCCTTTGAAGAAGCCGGCTTTTTTTGGGGCGGCAACTGGAGCCATTGGGACATTATGCA